The Flavobacterium faecale genome has a segment encoding these proteins:
- a CDS encoding nuclear transport factor 2 family protein has product MTANEQIIHDFYKAFAKGDTAAMFVCYAPDVKFMDPIFGLLRGKDVLLMWSMLIKKSKGNMKIEVADIKADDFLGSARWTATYNYSATNKKVINIVTANFQFKNGKIVKHTDDFDIWKWSSQALGLSGSLLGWTGFMQKKIQEGALLSLEKYKLG; this is encoded by the coding sequence ATGACTGCAAACGAACAAATTATACATGATTTTTATAAGGCTTTTGCCAAAGGTGATACAGCAGCAATGTTTGTATGTTATGCTCCTGATGTCAAGTTTATGGATCCTATTTTTGGTTTATTAAGAGGTAAAGATGTTTTGCTTATGTGGTCCATGCTGATCAAAAAAAGTAAGGGAAACATGAAAATTGAGGTAGCAGATATAAAAGCAGATGACTTTTTAGGATCTGCAAGATGGACAGCAACTTACAATTATTCGGCAACCAACAAAAAGGTAATCAATATTGTGACTGCTAATTTTCAATTTAAAAACGGAAAAATTGTAAAGCATACTGATGATTTTGATATCTGGAAATGGTCTAGCCAAGCTTTAGGTCTTAGCGGTTCCTTACTGGGATGGACAGGCTTTATGCAGAAAAAGATTCAAGAAGGTGCGCTGCTTTCTTTAGAAAAATACAAATTAGGCTAA
- a CDS encoding sulfite exporter TauE/SafE family protein has translation METYILIMLCVAALVAGFIDAIVGGGGLIQTPAGLILLPNLPVSTVIGTLKIPAFSGTSFAAFQYLKKVTMNWQLLFIMMIVALPSAFAGSALLTYMSNDFMKPLLLFILSLLAIYTYAKKNFGQHIEKQMTKRAQITNAVLISFIVGMYDGFIGPGTGSFFVVAFIALMGFDFLHASANAKMVNLSTNFGSIVLFIIKGKIIWMIAIPMAICNALGGWLGAKVAIKKGNGFIRVFFLVVVVGTLIRFAYDVFWIK, from the coding sequence ATGGAAACTTATATCTTAATTATGTTGTGCGTAGCTGCTTTGGTAGCCGGTTTTATAGATGCCATTGTAGGCGGTGGTGGATTAATTCAAACCCCTGCAGGACTAATTTTGTTGCCAAATTTACCCGTTTCTACAGTAATAGGCACCTTAAAAATACCCGCTTTTAGTGGTACCTCATTTGCAGCTTTTCAATATTTAAAGAAGGTGACGATGAACTGGCAATTGCTATTCATCATGATGATCGTTGCCTTACCTTCAGCATTTGCAGGTTCTGCACTTTTAACCTATATGAGTAATGATTTCATGAAACCATTGTTACTTTTCATCTTATCCTTATTGGCAATTTATACCTATGCCAAGAAAAATTTTGGTCAACATATCGAAAAACAAATGACCAAACGAGCACAAATTACTAATGCCGTCTTGATCAGTTTTATAGTAGGTATGTACGACGGATTTATTGGTCCTGGTACGGGTAGCTTTTTTGTGGTTGCGTTTATTGCCTTAATGGGATTTGATTTTCTACACGCATCTGCCAATGCCAAAATGGTAAATCTATCTACTAATTTTGGTTCAATAGTGCTTTTTATAATCAAAGGAAAAATCATTTGGATGATTGCTATTCCTATGGCTATTTGCAATGCACTTGGAGGTTGGCTAGGAGCAAAGGTTGCCATCAAAAAAGGAAACGGTTTTATACGTGTTTTCTTTTTGGTTGTTGTCGTAGGTACTTTAATTCGTTTTGCTTACGATGTATTTTGGATCAAATAA
- a CDS encoding mechanosensitive ion channel family protein: MNEFLNYPLLQSGHFSVRISNILVLITFIFGTWLLLKMIKKAIFKTQKIDLGKKYSIYNLLKYIVLLFSFIFSLEFIGFNLSVLVAGSAALLVGVGLGLQNLFSDFVSGIVLLVDSSVKVNDIIEVNGLVCIVKEINLRTTTVLTRDDKYIILPNTDLTHNQIINWTHSDLSSRFEVHVGVDYSSDVPLVMKILQEAVDQQIGVQKDPKAFIRLMDFGNSSLDFSIIFWSENVFRVESIKSDMRIKIFQLFKENNITIPFPQSVIHFDSGNTSEIN, translated from the coding sequence ATGAATGAATTTTTAAATTATCCTCTTCTTCAATCAGGACATTTCTCAGTGAGAATCAGTAATATTTTAGTGCTTATTACATTTATATTTGGTACATGGTTGCTTTTAAAAATGATCAAAAAAGCGATTTTTAAAACCCAAAAAATTGATCTTGGAAAAAAATATTCGATTTATAATTTATTAAAATATATTGTACTTCTCTTTTCGTTTATCTTCAGTCTTGAATTTATAGGTTTCAATTTATCGGTTTTGGTTGCCGGTTCTGCCGCATTATTGGTTGGTGTTGGTTTGGGTTTACAGAATTTATTTAGTGATTTTGTGTCTGGAATTGTTTTGCTAGTGGATTCATCGGTCAAGGTAAACGATATTATTGAAGTAAATGGATTGGTTTGTATTGTCAAAGAAATCAACTTAAGAACCACCACCGTGCTCACACGTGATGACAAATACATTATTCTACCCAACACAGATTTGACACACAACCAAATTATAAATTGGACACATAGTGATTTGTCCTCTCGTTTCGAGGTGCATGTTGGTGTGGATTACAGCTCAGATGTGCCATTGGTTATGAAGATTTTGCAAGAAGCAGTTGATCAACAAATTGGTGTTCAAAAAGATCCAAAAGCTTTTATACGATTAATGGATTTTGGAAATTCATCGTTGGATTTTTCAATTATATTTTGGTCTGAAAATGTATTTAGAGTCGAAAGCATTAAAAGTGATATGAGAATTAAAATCTTTCAACTTTTCAAAGAAAATAATATTACAATTCCGTTTCCACAAAGCGTTATCCATTTTGATAGTGGAAATACATCTGAAATAAATTAA
- a CDS encoding DUF294 nucleotidyltransferase-like domain-containing protein gives MNSIAVQITNFLKEYVPFNRLNTEELGEIASSIRVLNLEKNKTLFKINDPLHDSFYVVASGLVNLSIISDAEETILTKCHEGTIFGLRPFFAKNNYIMTAKAREESVVYAIPIAVFRPFVASNPDVLNLLLENFSVDKRNAGDNENFENNLISENSIFTGQQNGMQFFQNLSFNTNPLITSGNTVIKEVAQLMAENRMNNALICEKNIPVGIVTDMDMSSKIATGRFPISDSVDAIMSYPVITVSENVSLAEAQLMMLKHNVTHLCVTIDGSDKTEIKGIITEHDLILAQANNPGVLIKEIKRSQNASELKQIRRRLADIIQSSIQKNIPLTHISNIASEVNFAILKRAVEQSILELGSPPARFAWFSVGSQARKEQLLLTDQESFLVFEDVVPEKYKAVKDYFVELAQKTTAKLEKVGYVICPNGHIASNMIWCKSVSDWLKQFESWMKNPGEKNNQISSIFFDYEIIFGDQRIEEALNSIVFENTTNNTLLYDFLGNDALRTNSPLSFFKKFLVEEEGPFKDKFDIKTRALLPLIDGARMFTMSFGIKGINNTYVRFKQLAITDPKHAEIYLDCADAYLTLTKFRTLEGIKNDDNGQFINIEELSKIDREKLKNALAPMKELEDLIKHKFQLTQFS, from the coding sequence ATGAATTCAATTGCTGTACAGATCACCAATTTTTTAAAAGAATATGTTCCTTTTAATCGCTTGAACACCGAAGAATTAGGTGAAATAGCATCTAGTATTCGTGTACTTAATTTAGAAAAAAATAAAACACTTTTTAAAATTAACGATCCCTTACACGACAGTTTTTATGTTGTAGCTTCAGGTTTAGTAAATTTATCCATAATTTCAGATGCTGAAGAAACCATTTTGACCAAATGTCACGAAGGTACTATCTTTGGATTACGACCATTTTTCGCAAAAAATAACTATATCATGACCGCCAAAGCGCGCGAAGAAAGTGTTGTTTATGCAATTCCAATTGCTGTTTTTAGACCATTTGTAGCTAGTAACCCTGATGTACTGAATTTACTCTTAGAAAATTTTTCTGTCGATAAAAGAAATGCGGGTGATAATGAAAATTTCGAGAACAATCTTATTTCTGAGAATTCAATTTTTACGGGTCAGCAAAACGGAATGCAATTTTTTCAGAATCTTTCATTTAACACCAATCCATTAATTACTTCAGGTAATACGGTGATTAAAGAAGTTGCACAGTTAATGGCAGAAAACCGAATGAATAATGCTCTTATTTGCGAAAAAAATATTCCAGTTGGTATTGTGACCGATATGGATATGTCTTCAAAAATTGCGACAGGCCGCTTCCCTATTTCTGATTCTGTTGATGCAATCATGTCCTATCCGGTGATCACAGTTTCAGAAAATGTTTCATTGGCCGAAGCACAATTAATGATGTTGAAACATAATGTGACCCATCTATGCGTGACGATTGATGGCTCTGATAAAACTGAAATTAAAGGAATTATTACCGAACACGATTTGATTTTGGCGCAAGCTAATAATCCTGGTGTCCTCATAAAAGAAATTAAAAGATCACAAAATGCGAGTGAGTTAAAGCAAATTCGCAGGCGATTGGCAGATATTATTCAGTCTTCGATTCAAAAGAACATCCCTTTAACACATATATCAAATATTGCAAGTGAAGTTAATTTTGCTATTTTAAAAAGAGCAGTCGAACAATCAATTTTAGAACTCGGCTCCCCTCCTGCCCGTTTTGCTTGGTTTAGTGTAGGTAGTCAAGCTCGAAAAGAACAATTATTACTTACTGATCAAGAAAGTTTCTTGGTTTTTGAAGATGTTGTTCCCGAAAAATATAAGGCTGTAAAAGATTATTTTGTAGAATTAGCTCAAAAAACCACTGCTAAATTAGAGAAAGTAGGATATGTCATCTGTCCAAACGGACATATTGCAAGCAACATGATTTGGTGTAAATCAGTTTCTGATTGGCTAAAACAATTTGAGTCATGGATGAAAAATCCGGGCGAAAAAAACAATCAAATAAGTAGCATCTTTTTTGATTACGAAATTATTTTTGGTGATCAAAGAATCGAAGAAGCGTTGAATTCTATTGTTTTCGAAAACACTACTAATAATACACTTCTTTACGATTTTTTAGGTAATGATGCGTTGAGAACAAATTCTCCATTAAGTTTTTTCAAGAAATTCTTGGTTGAAGAAGAAGGTCCTTTCAAAGATAAATTTGATATTAAAACACGTGCATTGTTACCGCTTATTGATGGCGCTAGAATGTTTACCATGAGTTTTGGCATCAAAGGAATCAATAATACCTATGTCCGTTTCAAACAATTGGCCATTACAGATCCTAAACATGCTGAAATTTATCTCGACTGTGCGGATGCCTACTTAACCTTGACGAAATTCAGAACTTTGGAAGGAATTAAAAACGACGACAATGGTCAATTCATCAACATCGAAGAATTATCTAAAATTGACCGCGAAAAATTAAAGAATGCGCTTGCTCCAATGAAAGAGCTTGAAGACTTGATTAAACATAAATTTCAATTAACTCAATTTTCTTAA
- a CDS encoding MFS transporter, whose protein sequence is MKKVLFIIVIAQFLCTSLWFAGNAVLPELIQKLGVSSDFLAHSTSAIQLGFILGTLVYALLAIADRFSPSLVFLVSAVLAAIFNLGITLPILTPTVLLSVRFMTGFFLAGIYPIGIKIAADYYQEGLGKSLGYLVGALVLGTAFPHLIKSFTLNLPWQYVAYATSLFSLIGGALLYFMVPDGPFRSKGSSFSIKNMYGAFKNKDLKAASIGYFGHMWELYAFWTFVPLLLQNYYAQHPSVGTNISLLSFSIIAIGSIACVISGYLSKSVGTKKLSILILSLSAFCCLLSPLFLNSSSEVLFLGFLFFWSYVVIADSPLFSTLIAQAAPQESRGSIITIVNSIGFLVTIISIQLISHFLTAENQTYLFTILMVGPLIGLFFLRKKAEIATS, encoded by the coding sequence ATGAAAAAAGTATTATTTATTATAGTTATAGCTCAATTTCTTTGCACTTCGCTTTGGTTTGCAGGAAATGCAGTTTTACCTGAATTGATTCAGAAACTAGGTGTCTCTAGTGATTTTTTAGCACACAGTACAAGTGCTATTCAGTTAGGTTTTATTTTGGGAACATTGGTATATGCGCTTTTGGCTATTGCAGATCGTTTTTCACCTTCGTTGGTATTTTTGGTGAGTGCGGTGCTTGCTGCAATTTTTAATTTGGGTATAACTTTGCCAATCCTCACTCCTACTGTTTTGCTTTCTGTTCGGTTTATGACTGGTTTTTTTCTTGCTGGAATTTACCCCATCGGAATCAAAATTGCTGCAGATTATTATCAAGAAGGTTTGGGCAAATCATTAGGATATTTAGTAGGAGCCCTGGTTCTGGGAACTGCTTTTCCGCATTTGATTAAGAGTTTTACATTAAATCTTCCTTGGCAATATGTGGCTTATGCTACTTCTTTATTTTCACTAATTGGTGGTGCTTTACTTTATTTCATGGTTCCAGATGGTCCCTTTCGCTCAAAGGGAAGTTCCTTTTCGATAAAAAACATGTACGGAGCTTTTAAAAACAAGGACTTAAAGGCAGCTTCTATTGGCTACTTTGGCCATATGTGGGAGTTGTATGCCTTTTGGACCTTTGTGCCGTTATTATTGCAAAATTATTATGCACAACATCCGTCTGTAGGAACTAATATATCATTGCTCAGTTTTTCTATCATTGCAATTGGTAGTATAGCTTGTGTAATTAGTGGCTATTTGTCTAAGAGTGTTGGTACCAAAAAGCTTTCTATACTAATTTTGTCCTTGTCTGCTTTTTGTTGTTTGCTGTCGCCCTTGTTTTTAAATAGCAGCTCCGAAGTTTTATTTTTAGGCTTTTTATTTTTCTGGTCTTATGTTGTCATTGCAGATTCACCACTTTTCTCCACTCTTATAGCGCAAGCTGCACCACAAGAAAGCCGTGGATCAATAATTACGATTGTGAACTCAATTGGATTTTTGGTTACTATTATTAGTATTCAATTGATAAGTCATTTTTTAACTGCCGAAAATCAGACGTATCTTTTTACTATTTTAATGGTGGGACCACTTATTGGTTTATTTTTTCTTCGAAAGAAAGCTGAAATAGCAACAAGCTAA
- a CDS encoding APC family permease produces MKEVVHKKLNELQATAICGNDISSSCLYVSALTIMYAGQYAWISLLFVAVVLFLFRKIYGEVVGALPLNGGAYNVLLNTSSKRLASIAATLTVLSYMATAVISASEGMHYLHNIAPGINITIATVIILLIFTGLAIVGIGESAIVAVVIFITHLTTLTLLVIASVWFIFMNGLDVFSMNWSLPITSGTIVNALFLGFSAAMLGISGFESSANFVEEQEVGVFPKTLRNMWAIVSFFNPVIALLLICIIPLAQVGEHQESLLAHLGATTGGSWLAYLISIDAVLVLCGAVLTSFVGVSGLLNRMTLDRILPNYFLKQNSRGSNYRIIISFLILCISVLLVTKGDIVALAGVYTFSFLAVMGLFGIGNLLLKFKRRKLPRPEKARGIAVVAAVALIVTAFVGNIKLNVSSFYTFLQYLVPAFGFVAIMLNRTLLIRLLIEALEYFYTPLRKMVIFSNRYLHKMNLKIESQEFVFFTKGDDVAIINKVMQYVQNNESTKKLKIVNINNDHENHALLISDLKVLDRAYPEIDIEFIELDGVFGPAIIDKLSNQWNIPKNFMFIGSPGDRFSYRVSELGGVRLIM; encoded by the coding sequence ATGAAAGAAGTAGTACACAAGAAATTAAACGAATTACAAGCAACGGCAATTTGCGGAAATGATATTAGTTCCTCCTGCTTGTATGTATCTGCGCTTACGATCATGTATGCGGGGCAATATGCATGGATCTCATTATTGTTTGTAGCCGTTGTACTTTTTTTATTTAGAAAAATATACGGCGAAGTTGTTGGTGCCTTACCTTTAAATGGTGGAGCTTACAACGTTCTTTTAAACACATCATCAAAAAGGTTAGCTTCTATAGCTGCAACACTTACGGTTTTGTCTTATATGGCAACCGCGGTAATTTCTGCGTCAGAGGGTATGCATTATTTACATAATATTGCTCCTGGGATCAATATAACGATTGCTACTGTTATCATTTTACTCATATTTACTGGTCTTGCCATTGTTGGTATCGGAGAATCGGCCATTGTCGCTGTTGTTATTTTTATAACACACTTAACGACCTTAACTTTGCTTGTAATAGCTTCTGTATGGTTCATCTTTATGAATGGTTTAGACGTTTTTAGCATGAACTGGAGCTTACCAATTACCTCTGGTACGATTGTTAACGCTTTATTTTTAGGATTTTCTGCAGCTATGTTAGGAATTTCAGGTTTTGAAAGTTCTGCCAATTTTGTTGAAGAACAAGAAGTTGGTGTTTTTCCAAAAACCCTTCGTAACATGTGGGCTATTGTTAGTTTTTTTAATCCTGTAATTGCTTTGTTGTTGATTTGTATCATTCCACTAGCACAAGTTGGTGAACATCAAGAATCACTTTTGGCACATTTAGGTGCGACTACAGGAGGATCATGGTTAGCCTATTTGATTTCTATCGATGCTGTTTTGGTGTTGTGTGGAGCAGTTTTAACTTCATTTGTTGGAGTTTCTGGATTATTAAATCGTATGACTTTGGATAGAATTTTACCAAATTACTTTTTGAAACAAAATAGTAGAGGATCCAATTACCGTATTATTATTAGTTTTTTGATTCTATGTATCTCCGTTTTATTGGTTACCAAAGGAGACATTGTAGCGCTTGCAGGTGTATATACATTTTCATTCTTGGCAGTAATGGGATTATTTGGAATTGGGAATTTACTCTTGAAATTTAAAAGACGCAAATTACCTAGACCGGAAAAAGCAAGAGGAATTGCTGTGGTAGCTGCAGTTGCGTTGATTGTTACGGCATTTGTTGGTAATATAAAATTAAATGTTTCTTCGTTCTATACCTTTTTGCAATACCTAGTGCCTGCATTTGGTTTTGTAGCGATCATGTTGAATCGTACGTTATTAATTCGTTTATTAATCGAAGCGCTAGAATATTTTTATACCCCTTTGCGTAAGATGGTTATTTTTAGTAATCGTTATTTACATAAAATGAATTTGAAAATCGAATCTCAAGAATTTGTTTTCTTTACCAAAGGAGATGATGTTGCGATTATCAACAAAGTAATGCAGTATGTGCAAAATAATGAATCAACTAAGAAATTAAAAATTGTCAACATCAATAACGATCATGAAAATCATGCCTTATTGATATCTGACTTGAAAGTATTAGATAGAGCTTACCCTGAAATCGACATCGAATTTATCGAACTTGATGGTGTATTTGGTCCTGCTATAATTGATAAATTGTCGAATCAATGGAATATCCCTAAAAACTTTATGTTCATTGGATCGCCAGGAGACCGTTTCTCTTACCGCGTTTCTGAGCTAGGTGGTGTTCGTTTGATAATGTAA
- a CDS encoding YeiH family protein, whose protein sequence is MEKDDNNSTTFIKVNPNLQKVIFVILLIVCFTNEVTPPIALLLGLVVANVSGHPFLPFNHIAIRYLLQFSVVGLGFGMNAYQAIAIGSTSFLFTVVSIASTITIGLFLGKWFMMDKKTTHLISCGTAICGGSAIAAIAPIIKSDEKQTSVALGVIFILNSIALFLFPAIGHYLQLSQQEFGLWCAIAIHDTSSVVGAANKYGPEALSIATTVKLARALWIIPIALITTITFKNKSSKIKIPYFIGFFIIAMLLNTYFTDISTVAPTIVLWAKVGLTITLFLIGSGLNFSVLAAVGLKPLFHGVLLWIFIASLSLVTIRYFI, encoded by the coding sequence ATGGAAAAAGATGATAACAACAGCACCACTTTTATTAAAGTTAATCCAAATCTACAAAAAGTAATTTTTGTTATTTTATTAATTGTTTGCTTCACCAATGAGGTCACTCCACCCATAGCATTATTGCTAGGACTGGTAGTAGCCAATGTTTCTGGGCATCCTTTTTTGCCTTTTAATCACATTGCTATTCGCTATCTACTGCAGTTTTCGGTGGTAGGGTTGGGATTTGGCATGAATGCGTATCAGGCGATTGCCATTGGTTCTACTAGTTTTTTGTTTACCGTTGTCTCTATTGCAAGCACAATTACCATTGGACTATTTTTAGGAAAATGGTTCATGATGGACAAAAAAACTACTCACTTAATTTCTTGCGGTACGGCAATTTGTGGTGGAAGTGCAATTGCAGCGATCGCTCCAATTATAAAATCAGATGAAAAACAGACCTCTGTGGCACTGGGAGTGATCTTTATTTTAAACTCTATTGCTTTATTTTTATTCCCTGCTATTGGACATTATTTACAGTTAAGCCAACAAGAATTTGGTTTATGGTGTGCCATCGCTATACATGATACGAGTTCGGTTGTAGGTGCAGCCAACAAGTACGGACCTGAAGCTTTGTCAATTGCCACCACAGTAAAGTTGGCAAGAGCTTTGTGGATTATTCCGATAGCTTTGATTACAACAATTACTTTTAAAAATAAGTCTTCAAAAATTAAAATACCTTACTTTATAGGTTTCTTTATAATTGCCATGCTTTTGAATACCTATTTTACAGACATTTCAACTGTGGCACCAACAATTGTACTTTGGGCAAAAGTGGGTTTAACCATCACTTTGTTTTTGATAGGTTCGGGTCTAAATTTCAGTGTTTTGGCAGCCGTTGGATTAAAACCATTATTTCATGGAGTACTATTATGGATTTTTATCGCTTCTTTGTCACTAGTTACAATTCGCTACTTTATTTGA
- a CDS encoding 3'-5' exonuclease, whose amino-acid sequence MLDWLKSMNKVYPEFWKNYLSTFNKKTKRFVVLATESTGENLHSDVILTIGAFSVIDDSIHIGDSFETVLMQYKFFHDNKMPFDFIVESKLKKMGEPDAMKAFIDYLGNAILVGHNINFSVAMINAALERLECGNLKNEALDVNIMHQKLIEITDQDFTLDELLATYKIPNEEKGSSPDTAYRTALLFLKLKSRLGIK is encoded by the coding sequence ATGCTAGATTGGTTAAAATCAATGAATAAAGTGTATCCAGAATTCTGGAAAAACTACTTATCCACTTTTAATAAAAAAACAAAACGTTTCGTCGTTCTGGCAACAGAAAGTACGGGCGAGAACCTGCATTCTGATGTTATTTTGACCATCGGCGCTTTCTCTGTGATAGACGACAGTATTCATATTGGTGATAGTTTTGAAACTGTATTAATGCAGTACAAGTTTTTCCATGATAACAAAATGCCTTTTGATTTTATTGTCGAAAGCAAATTGAAAAAAATGGGCGAGCCCGACGCCATGAAAGCATTTATTGATTACTTAGGAAATGCTATTTTGGTAGGACACAATATCAACTTCAGTGTTGCAATGATTAATGCAGCTCTTGAACGCCTTGAGTGTGGGAACTTAAAAAATGAAGCCTTGGATGTGAACATTATGCACCAAAAGCTAATCGAAATTACGGATCAAGATTTTACTTTAGACGAATTATTAGCAACTTACAAAATTCCTAATGAAGAGAAAGGTTCTTCTCCTGATACTGCTTACAGAACTGCTTTGCTTTTTCTAAAACTAAAATCAAGATTAGGAATCAAATAA
- the hxpB gene encoding hexitol phosphatase HxpB: MKKNVFIFDMDGVIIDSEPIWREAQIAVLSAQNITITAQDCIQYTMGKRIDDVALTWCQLYNLTVNPKQIETNILDAVVQLIAEKGAAKVGLYELLNFLVANKYTIALATSSSLRIIDAVFDKLQIASFFTHIGSADNEEFGKPHPAVYIKVYKKLGYTPQQCIILEDSVTGMIAGKAAAITTLVIPENPNDPRFSLADEKLNSMLEVITYLQA, encoded by the coding sequence ATGAAAAAGAATGTTTTTATATTTGATATGGATGGCGTTATTATTGATTCTGAACCGATTTGGCGTGAAGCACAAATTGCAGTTTTGTCGGCCCAAAACATTACTATAACTGCTCAAGATTGCATTCAATATACGATGGGTAAACGTATTGATGATGTAGCTCTTACATGGTGTCAACTTTACAATTTAACTGTTAATCCCAAACAAATCGAAACCAATATTCTGGATGCTGTAGTACAATTAATTGCCGAAAAAGGTGCCGCTAAAGTAGGATTGTACGAGCTACTTAATTTTTTAGTAGCTAATAAATACACAATTGCCTTAGCAACCTCCTCTAGCCTACGCATTATTGATGCTGTATTTGATAAATTGCAAATTGCTTCCTTTTTCACTCATATTGGAAGTGCTGACAATGAAGAATTTGGAAAACCTCACCCAGCAGTATATATTAAGGTATATAAAAAGTTAGGATATACTCCACAACAATGTATTATTCTTGAGGATAGCGTTACTGGAATGATTGCCGGAAAAGCTGCTGCAATCACTACTTTGGTTATTCCTGAAAATCCTAATGATCCTCGTTTTAGTCTTGCTGATGAAAAATTAAACTCGATGCTAGAAGTTATTACCTATTTGCAAGCCTAA
- a CDS encoding LysR family transcriptional regulator — MDFRLHVFVTVANRLSFTKAASELYISQPAVSKHIQELEEQYKIKLFDRTGSKIALTQAGAVLLKNCKTIFDIYRNIDFEMSALTNERQGALRLGASTTISQYVISPLLADFHSKLKDIKINLRNGNTEQIENALVNKEIEVGIVEGQSRNANIKYQEFLKDEIVLVCKSTHALAHKTPISITDLEYLKFLTREVGSGTLEVIEHSLKKQGVKVQKLTIEMQLGSTESIKSYLLNSDCVAFMSIHAVNKELINNELTVIDVTELSIERFFYIITLQGNQNQLTSFFIDNLSSYYNLKL, encoded by the coding sequence ATGGATTTTAGACTGCATGTTTTTGTTACCGTGGCCAATCGCTTGAGCTTTACCAAGGCCGCAAGTGAATTGTATATTTCGCAGCCAGCAGTAAGCAAACATATTCAGGAACTGGAAGAACAGTATAAAATAAAACTTTTTGATCGAACGGGAAGCAAAATTGCACTGACGCAAGCTGGAGCTGTTTTACTAAAAAACTGCAAAACTATTTTTGATATTTATCGAAATATTGATTTCGAAATGAGTGCTTTAACCAACGAAAGGCAAGGTGCACTTCGACTTGGGGCAAGTACCACAATTTCGCAATATGTAATTTCACCCTTATTAGCAGATTTTCATTCGAAACTAAAAGATATCAAAATAAATCTTCGAAACGGTAATACAGAGCAAATCGAAAATGCCTTGGTTAACAAAGAGATAGAGGTTGGAATAGTAGAAGGACAATCTCGAAATGCCAACATTAAGTACCAGGAATTTTTAAAAGACGAAATTGTTTTAGTTTGTAAAAGTACACATGCCTTAGCGCATAAAACGCCCATTTCGATAACAGACTTAGAGTATTTAAAATTTCTGACTCGTGAAGTTGGATCTGGTACCTTGGAAGTTATCGAACATAGTCTCAAAAAGCAAGGAGTCAAAGTTCAAAAGCTAACAATTGAAATGCAGTTGGGTAGTACTGAAAGTATAAAATCGTATTTGTTAAATTCTGATTGCGTGGCGTTTATGTCTATCCATGCGGTGAATAAAGAATTGATAAACAATGAACTAACCGTAATTGATGTTACGGAATTAAGTATTGAGAGATTTTTTTATATTATCACGCTTCAAGGAAATCAAAATCAACTCACCTCTTTTTTTATCGATAATCTCTCAAGTTATTATAACTTGAAGTTATAA